From the genome of Candidatus Poribacteria bacterium, one region includes:
- a CDS encoding ABC transporter permease, translating to MKRYDAIAAGISHISQNRLRAGLSILGICIGIASVLCMIAIGEGAKQIITDDIEKLGGSNQVQFWTRTSIWKNRRLIRRTTERYTLEDVDSIESECPDVLFALPKSDRMRGTITNRDGGHIYFYVEGVTAAYSQGLRWKVQTGRFFTENEIDSAAQVCVLGATAAEELFGKATALGREVRIKLHWRQTPIRCRVVGIMTPKGRSLRSYYSLDETVFLPLTTHLQRLSGDHYIYGFTVFFKKDADVYRVIASVKEVLRKRHRGKEDFIGY from the coding sequence ATGAAACGTTATGATGCTATTGCTGCAGGTATCTCACATATTTCTCAAAATCGGTTACGTGCCGGTCTGTCCATTCTCGGTATCTGCATCGGAATCGCGAGTGTGCTTTGTATGATAGCCATCGGCGAGGGGGCAAAGCAGATAATCACCGACGATATTGAGAAACTCGGTGGTTCTAATCAAGTGCAGTTCTGGACGCGGACCTCTATTTGGAAAAATAGGCGGTTGATTCGGCGCACCACTGAACGCTATACACTTGAAGATGTGGACAGCATTGAATCGGAATGCCCTGATGTTTTGTTTGCTCTACCGAAAAGTGATAGAATGCGTGGGACAATTACGAATCGAGACGGGGGACACATATATTTCTATGTAGAAGGTGTAACCGCAGCATACTCGCAAGGCTTGCGATGGAAAGTGCAGACGGGTCGATTCTTTACAGAAAACGAGATTGACAGTGCAGCACAGGTTTGCGTTCTTGGTGCTACTGCTGCTGAAGAACTGTTCGGCAAGGCTACAGCCTTAGGACGAGAGGTGAGGATTAAGTTACACTGGCGGCAGACCCCCATACGGTGCCGAGTTGTAGGCATTATGACTCCCAAAGGTAGAAGCCTCCGGAGTTACTATTCTCTGGACGAAACTGTATTTTTGCCACTCACAACACACTTGCAGCGCCTCTCTGGTGATCACTACATTTACGGATTTACAGTGTTTTTCAAAAAAGATGCGGATGTGTACCGGGTCATTGCTTCCGTTAAGGAAGTCCTACGTAAAAGACATCGGGGAAAAGAGGACTTTATCGGTTATTGA
- a CDS encoding WD40 repeat domain-containing protein, with protein MDLAILRPTAAVLNPRLVMADVNVPVVLQGLLFAAMMMIKLAAAFVMMTLNHSDLTRWDLPEGAKVRFGRGLVMDMAFSPNGIHLIVATPIGVYWYDLVTMEPTALWENERGMVSTVSLSSDGSQVATSNADGIVKLWHVATQQCTVRIQGWHCGTSDIVFSPDGQYIAASGVQYGSIYVWHTETGSHVASFKVVEPQKGPRASHLPLCFSPDGQLLAYVSAQFVISVRHLATKELVTNIIMTPRQVNALTFSPCGRFLTIAVEKGGIRQCPGIQVWNIRQEVLEMTNMAYDGNSVIPVYSSKGALRVAEVDTDKVVIWDADQSEALDIFENIGRTEVVHFSTDGKQLGIATHREILVWNEKNPSVVGLLHGHTLPTGSVSFLDKGTVLVSRYWGESGVVFWDIDRRQAIWKHPITVGHRGKICALSPCEKLLAFNMGQAGQIIEVWDVPSKTRITTLNKHQRDITVLTFSPIGQILASSDVEGKLYLWDVQYWEKYRVLSVTNRSITGMAFHPNKAKLAIISVDKEASVWDIEKGEQIGVLPLGIRLDSAMYTGDERDIRCHLKRDVSPSWRASIHSITFSPCGDLIAGGLFGEIRFWDATTYEIHKAMRLPEGCQRPYVLVFSPCGRYLASGSWWQETDKVSIRLWEVATGKNITTFWGHPTDIQDLTFSPDGKLLASASFDGTILLWDVKPYLSE; from the coding sequence GTGGATCTTGCGATACTTCGTCCGACTGCAGCGGTTCTAAATCCACGTCTTGTTATGGCGGATGTGAATGTTCCAGTTGTACTACAGGGACTACTGTTTGCGGCAATGATGATGATCAAGCTTGCAGCAGCGTTTGTGATGATGACTCTTAATCACAGTGATCTTACAAGATGGGATCTTCCAGAAGGGGCAAAAGTTAGGTTTGGCCGAGGCCTTGTGATGGACATGGCATTTTCACCAAATGGAATTCATCTTATTGTTGCAACCCCAATTGGTGTTTACTGGTATGATCTTGTCACAATGGAACCTACTGCTTTGTGGGAAAACGAAAGGGGGATGGTTTCTACCGTCTCTCTTTCCAGTGACGGTTCTCAAGTTGCCACCAGTAATGCAGATGGTATTGTTAAATTATGGCATGTTGCTACCCAGCAATGTACTGTCAGAATACAAGGGTGGCATTGCGGAACTTCTGATATTGTCTTTTCACCGGATGGTCAATACATCGCAGCGTCTGGGGTTCAATATGGAAGTATTTATGTTTGGCATACAGAAACTGGAAGTCATGTCGCAAGTTTCAAGGTTGTAGAACCACAGAAAGGTCCCCGCGCTTCTCATTTACCGTTGTGTTTTTCACCTGATGGACAATTGCTCGCTTATGTTTCTGCCCAGTTTGTCATATCCGTGCGGCACTTGGCAACAAAGGAGCTCGTGACAAACATCATTATGACCCCGAGGCAAGTAAATGCCCTTACCTTTTCTCCTTGTGGGCGGTTTCTTACTATTGCTGTAGAAAAAGGTGGAATTAGGCAATGCCCGGGGATTCAGGTGTGGAATATTAGGCAAGAAGTCTTGGAAATGACGAATATGGCATACGACGGGAATAGCGTAATACCTGTTTATTCTTCTAAAGGTGCTTTGCGAGTTGCAGAGGTTGATACCGACAAAGTTGTAATTTGGGATGCCGATCAGTCGGAAGCACTTGACATTTTTGAAAATATAGGACGCACCGAAGTGGTCCACTTTTCAACCGATGGTAAACAGCTGGGAATCGCTACCCATCGTGAGATTCTTGTCTGGAATGAGAAGAATCCATCTGTGGTGGGCCTTCTGCATGGACATACACTTCCTACGGGTTCCGTGTCCTTTTTGGATAAAGGTACGGTCCTGGTAAGCAGGTATTGGGGCGAAAGCGGTGTTGTATTTTGGGATATTGATCGTAGGCAGGCAATATGGAAACATCCAATAACGGTAGGTCATAGAGGGAAAATTTGTGCTCTATCTCCTTGTGAAAAATTATTAGCTTTCAATATGGGGCAAGCTGGTCAAATCATTGAGGTTTGGGATGTTCCCTCTAAGACGCGGATTACGACACTTAACAAACATCAACGGGATATAACAGTTCTGACATTTTCACCTATTGGGCAGATTCTCGCGAGTAGTGATGTCGAGGGAAAACTTTATCTATGGGACGTTCAATATTGGGAAAAGTATCGTGTGTTATCCGTGACAAACAGAAGTATTACCGGAATGGCATTTCACCCAAATAAGGCAAAACTCGCTATTATCTCTGTAGACAAAGAAGCCTCGGTGTGGGATATAGAGAAAGGTGAACAGATTGGCGTGCTTCCTTTGGGGATCCGTTTAGATAGTGCTATGTATACGGGTGATGAACGGGATATCCGATGCCACCTGAAGCGAGACGTTTCACCATCATGGCGAGCATCTATCCATTCAATTACCTTTTCTCCATGTGGCGATCTCATCGCAGGTGGGTTGTTCGGTGAAATTCGCTTCTGGGATGCAACAACGTATGAGATTCATAAAGCAATGCGACTCCCTGAGGGGTGCCAACGCCCTTACGTCTTAGTATTTTCTCCATGTGGACGCTATCTCGCTTCTGGTTCTTGGTGGCAGGAGACAGATAAGGTGTCCATCAGGTTATGGGAGGTTGCCACCGGTAAAAATATTACTACTTTCTGGGGGCATCCGACTGATATTCAAGATCTTACCTTTTCACCAGATGGTAAGCTTCTGGCGAGTGCAAGTTTTGATGGCACCATTCTGTTATGGGATGTGAAGCCGTACTTATCCGAATGA
- the iolG gene encoding inositol 2-dehydrogenase produces MNKTPKIRVGVIGTGRIGKLHIEHLAQDIPETDLVALCSLDRPSMNSLAEEFNVPQTVDDYTELLADPQIDAVLITSATNTHVEISQAAAKARKHIFCEKPIALDLEEIDETLAIVEETGVKFQVGFQRRFDTSFMRVREAVASGEIGEPHILRITSRDPGPPPIEYIKVSGGIFLDMMIHDFDMARYLIGDEVVEIYATGNVRVDPQIGKAGDIDTAVIIGRFQNGVIATIDNSREAVYGYDQRVEVFGSKGMVTVANPLTDTVTFSGSEGTHAALPPYFFVERYKAAYLSELQAFFRCIQERTPPPVTGKDGRVPVVMGLAALKSLRENRPVLLSEISS; encoded by the coding sequence ATGAACAAAACCCCTAAGATTCGGGTTGGCGTTATCGGAACAGGACGTATCGGTAAATTACACATCGAACACCTCGCGCAAGACATACCAGAAACCGATCTCGTGGCACTTTGCAGTCTCGACCGTCCGAGCATGAACAGTCTCGCGGAAGAGTTTAATGTCCCACAGACTGTAGATGATTACACTGAACTCTTAGCCGATCCGCAGATTGATGCCGTGCTAATTACGTCTGCTACCAATACACATGTAGAAATTAGCCAAGCGGCTGCTAAAGCACGGAAACACATCTTTTGTGAGAAACCGATTGCATTAGATTTGGAAGAGATTGACGAAACTCTGGCGATTGTGGAGGAAACAGGGGTTAAGTTTCAGGTAGGCTTTCAGCGTAGGTTTGATACGAGTTTCATGCGAGTCCGAGAAGCAGTTGCCTCTGGAGAGATTGGTGAGCCGCACATCTTGCGGATTACGAGTCGCGATCCGGGACCACCACCGATTGAATATATCAAAGTCTCCGGTGGCATTTTTCTTGACATGATGATTCACGATTTCGATATGGCGCGCTATCTTATCGGGGATGAAGTCGTGGAAATCTACGCAACAGGAAATGTCCGCGTAGATCCACAAATCGGCAAGGCAGGCGACATTGATACCGCTGTTATTATCGGACGCTTCCAAAATGGGGTTATTGCAACCATCGACAACAGCAGAGAGGCTGTATACGGCTACGACCAGCGAGTTGAAGTTTTTGGATCAAAGGGAATGGTTACGGTAGCAAATCCGTTGACAGATACTGTCACCTTTAGTGGAAGTGAGGGGACTCATGCTGCTTTACCGCCATACTTCTTTGTGGAACGCTATAAGGCGGCATATCTTTCGGAACTACAAGCGTTTTTCAGGTGTATTCAAGAACGGACACCACCGCCAGTGACAGGTAAGGATGGACGGGTACCCGTTGTGATGGGATTGGCTGCGCTGAAGTCGCTTCGTGAAAACCGCCCAGTCTTGCTATCTGAGATCTCGTCTTAG
- a CDS encoding ABC transporter permease translates to MQQRTPIEEQIDLPFMESLRISFQSLKIRFGRSIITTAGITLGIAFLVSVWTNNEIGLALQESGRQSTINTFEETTEKGISTKDIWLIVMSLIVCVVGIANSMLMAVTERFREIGTMKCLGALDGFVVRLFLLESGFQGFSGALIGALIGTLGAVLLGLKDYGLDLFFYFPLLPAQPEDGTLRLGVLVVILLGCCLGMVLAVIGSSFPAWRAAKLPPAEAMRTEV, encoded by the coding sequence TTGCAGCAAAGAACACCAATTGAAGAACAGATTGATCTTCCGTTTATGGAATCACTACGGATTAGTTTTCAAAGTTTGAAAATCCGTTTTGGGCGTTCGATTATTACAACGGCAGGTATTACACTGGGCATTGCATTCTTAGTTTCAGTCTGGACGAATAATGAAATCGGCCTTGCCCTACAAGAGAGCGGGCGACAATCGACAATTAACACTTTTGAAGAAACAACAGAAAAAGGCATTTCCACGAAAGATATTTGGCTCATTGTTATGTCCTTGATTGTCTGTGTCGTTGGGATTGCAAATTCTATGTTGATGGCAGTCACGGAACGTTTCCGTGAGATTGGTACAATGAAATGTCTCGGCGCGTTAGACGGGTTCGTGGTGCGACTCTTCCTACTTGAATCCGGGTTCCAAGGGTTTTCGGGTGCCCTTATCGGCGCGCTCATCGGAACGCTGGGTGCCGTTCTTTTGGGGCTTAAAGACTATGGGTTAGATCTGTTTTTCTATTTCCCTTTACTACCCGCGCAACCTGAAGATGGCACCCTGCGGTTGGGTGTGCTTGTGGTCATCTTGCTTGGCTGCTGTTTGGGTATGGTTTTGGCTGTAATCGGTTCATCGTTCCCAGCATGGCGTGCGGCAAAACTCCCACCCGCTGAGGCAATGCGGACTGAGGTATAG
- a CDS encoding FtsX-like permease family protein has translation MIQIALGSIAGFSLFVSGIGIMNICLVSVGERTREIGVRKSIGARQIDIFYQFLTEAICLCLCGGTLGVVGGWLAACGMARLAVRIMPIVPEWPVVLSLPWILVSVIFSVFMGVSFGIYPALQASKLSPIDALRMET, from the coding sequence GTGATTCAAATCGCTCTGGGTTCTATTGCCGGGTTCTCGCTGTTTGTGAGTGGCATCGGTATCATGAATATATGTCTTGTTTCTGTCGGTGAAAGGACACGAGAGATAGGCGTGCGGAAATCAATCGGCGCGAGACAGATTGATATTTTCTATCAATTCTTGACGGAAGCGATATGTCTCTGCTTGTGTGGGGGTACACTCGGGGTTGTAGGCGGTTGGTTAGCAGCGTGTGGCATGGCGCGGCTTGCTGTGCGTATTATGCCGATTGTGCCAGAATGGCCCGTTGTCCTTTCCTTACCTTGGATATTGGTTTCTGTTATTTTTTCCGTTTTTATGGGAGTGAGTTTCGGGATATATCCTGCGTTACAAGCATCAAAACTTTCACCTATTGATGCTCTGAGGATGGAGACATAA
- a CDS encoding ABC transporter ATP-binding protein, translating to MADIVVKTEDVVKEYRMGSNVLRALDGINIEIERGEYVSLMGPSGSGKSTLFNMIGALDTPTEGQVYIDGQNMSQLSQRQIAAFRCHRVGYIFQSYNLLHVRSAHGNVTLPMIFAGLPEKQRNEKAEKLLDMVGLGDRMFHLPDELSGGQRQRVAIARALANDPSIVLADEPTANLDTVIGREIIDLIKQLNEEQGVTIISATHDLKMLDVSDRIVDIRDGLVERIRNRDEIEIEVGEVGGH from the coding sequence ATGGCTGATATTGTTGTGAAAACTGAGGATGTCGTCAAGGAATATCGGATGGGCTCAAACGTCCTCCGTGCCTTGGATGGTATCAATATTGAGATTGAACGCGGAGAGTACGTTTCATTGATGGGACCTTCCGGTTCCGGGAAGTCAACGCTCTTTAACATGATTGGCGCACTTGATACGCCTACGGAAGGACAGGTTTACATTGACGGGCAAAATATGTCGCAACTTTCACAGAGACAGATTGCGGCATTTCGTTGCCACCGGGTAGGTTATATCTTTCAGAGTTATAACCTGTTGCATGTACGGAGCGCACATGGGAATGTAACATTACCCATGATTTTTGCAGGGCTTCCTGAGAAACAGCGCAATGAAAAAGCCGAAAAATTGCTTGACATGGTAGGGTTAGGGGATCGGATGTTTCATCTTCCTGATGAACTCTCCGGTGGACAACGGCAGCGCGTCGCCATCGCCAGAGCCCTCGCCAATGACCCAAGCATCGTCCTCGCCGATGAACCGACGGCGAATCTTGATACTGTTATCGGACGCGAAATTATTGACTTGATTAAACAGTTAAATGAGGAGCAGGGGGTTACTATAATTTCTGCTACACACGACCTGAAAATGCTTGATGTCTCTGATAGGATTGTAGACATCCGAGATGGACTCGTTGAACGCATTAGAAACCGAGACGAGATTGAAATCGAAGTCGGTGAAGTCGGTGGGCACTAA